A single region of the Drosophila takahashii strain IR98-3 E-12201 chromosome 2R, DtakHiC1v2, whole genome shotgun sequence genome encodes:
- the Tsp42Eq gene encoding protein late bloomer, with amino-acid sequence MSCGTKTLKVSSFVLDFLCCVLAALTIAACSYALITFSHSAAIRVPCILGIVLGSLLFLSTIFGCIAALRENIRMTWIYAVVMLALIFGQITVIFAQPINYELLANETIYDAWQGQLYNQSRMPYYEIKYHCCGQTGPSNYPDSGLRVPQSCYFNQNATVATDLYTVGCDQKLAAAFIKGTRWERISDWSVVGVETLTVIIAGLLAIALQNVERRRRY; translated from the exons ATGAGCTGCGGCACCAAGACATTGAAGGTGTCCTCCTTCGTTTTGGACTTTCTGTGCTGT GTTTTGGCGGCACTGACCATAGCGGCCTGTTCCTATGCCCTGATCACTTTCAGCCACAGCGCGGCCATCCGAGTGCCCTGTATTTTGGGCATAGTCCTGGGATCCCTGCTCTTTCTCAGCACGATCTTTGGCTGCATTGCCGCGTTGAGAGAGAACATCCGCATGACCTGGATC TATGCTGTGGTTATGCTAGCCCTGATTTTCGGACAGATCACCGTGATCTTCGCCCAACCCATAAACTACGAGCTGCTGGCCAACGAGACAATATACGACGCCTGGCAGGGACAGCTTTATAATCAGAGCAGAATGCCTTACTATGAAATCAAG TATCACTGCTGTGGGCAGACAGGGCCCTCAAACTATCCGGATAGTGGACTGCGAGTGCCGCAGAGCTGCTACTTCAACCAGAATGCGACGGTGGCAACGGATCTCTATACCGTTGGTTGTGATCAGAAACTGGCAGCAGCCTTTATCAAGGGAACCCGCTGGGAAAGGATCAGTGACTGGTCTGTTGTGGGCGTGGAg ACACTCACCGTTATTATCGCCGGCCTTTTGGCTATAGCCTTACAGAATGTGGAGCGTCGTCGTCGTTATTGA
- the Pgant3 gene encoding polypeptide N-acetylgalactosaminyltransferase 3, whose translation MGLRFQQLKKLWLLYLFLLFFAFFMFAISINLYVTSIQSSDPGMRHPKPPPKRRSLWPHKNIVAHYIGKGDIFGNMTADDYNTNLFQPINGEGADGRPVVVPPRDRFRMQRFFRLNSFNLLASDRIPLNRTLKDYRTPECRDKKYDSGMPSTSVIIVFHNEAWSVLLRTITSVINRSPRHLLKEIILVDDASDRSYLKRQLESYVKVLSVPTKILRMKKRSGLVPARLLGAEQARGDVLTFLDAHCECSRGWLEPLLARIKESRKVVICPVIDIISDDNFSYTKTFENHWGAFNWQLSFRWFSSDRKRQKPDNSSKDNTAPIATPGMAGGLFAIDRKYFYEMGSYDSNMRVWGGENVEMSFRIWQCGGRVEISPCSHVGHVFRSSTPYTFPGGMSEVLTDNLARAATVWMDDWQYFVMLYTSGLSLGAKDKVNVTERVALRERLQCKPFSWYLENIWPEHFFPAPDRFFGKIIWLDGETECAQAYSKHMKNLPGRALSREWKRAFEEIDGKAEELLALIDLERDKCLRPLKEDVPRSSLSPVTVGDCTSHAQTMDMFVITPKGQIMTNDNVCLTYRQPKLGVIKMLKNRNATTSNVMLAQCASDSSQLWTYDMDTQQISHRDTKLCLTLKAATNSRLQKVEKVVLSMECDFKDITQKWGFIPLPWRM comes from the exons ATGGGTCTGCGGTTCCAGCAGCTGAAGAAACTATGGCTCCTCTACCTCTTCCTGCTCTTCTTCGCCTTCTTCATGTTCGCCATCAGCATCAACCTGTATGTGACCAGCATCCAGAGCTCCGATCCGGGGATGCG TCATCCGAAACCGCCGCCCAAGCGCCGCTCCCTCTGGCCCCATAAAAACATCGTGGCCCACTACATCGGCAAGGGAGACATCTTCGGCAACATGACTGCAG ACGATTACAACACCAACCTGTTCCAGCCCATCAACGGAGAAGGTGCCGATGGGCGACCTGTAGTGGTGCCGCCGCGCGACCGCTTTCGCATGCAGCGCTTCTTCCGGCTGAACAGCTTCAACCTGCTGGCCAGCGATCGCATCCCGCTGAACCGCACGCTCAAGGACTACCGCACACCAGA ATGCCGTGACAAGAAGTACGACAGCGGGATGCCCAGCACTTCGGTCATAATTGTCTTTCACAACGAGGCCTGGTCTGTACTCCTGCGCACCATCACCAGTGTCATCAACCGATCGCCACGCCACCTGCTAAAGGAAATTATCCTCGTCGACGATGCCAGCGATCGCT CTTACCTGAAACGCCAGCTGGAGAGCTACGTGAAAGTTCTGTCGGTGCCCACGAAGATCTTACGAATGAAGAAGCGCAGTGGCCTGGTGCCCGCTCGACTTTTGGGCGCCGAACAGGCTCGCGGCGACGTGCTGACCTTCCTGGACGCCCATTGCGAGTGCTCGCGGGGATGGCTGGAGCCACTTCTCGCCCGCATCAAGGAATCGCGCAAGGTGGTCATCTGCCCGGTAATCGACATTATATCCGACGACAACTTTAGCTACACAAAGACGTTTGAGAACCACTGGGGCGCCTTCAACTGGCAGCTAAGCTTCCGCTGGTTCTCCTCGGATCGTAAACGCCAGAAGCCGGATAACAGCTCCAAGGACAACACGGCCCCAATAGCCACGCCCGGAATGGCCGGTGGACTGTTCGCCATCGATCGCAAGTACTTTTACGAAATGGGATCTTACGACAGCAACATGCGCGTTTGGGGCGGCGAAAACGTGGAGATGTCCTTCCGCATTTGGCAGTGCGGCGGCCGCGTGGAGATCAGTCCCTGCTCCCACGTGGGCCATGTCTTCCGCAGCAGCACTCCCTATACATTCCCCGGCGGCATGAGCGAGGTGCTCACGGATAACTTGGCCAGGGCGGCCACCGTATGGATGGACGACTGGCAGTACTTCGTGATGCTCTACACATCCGGACTGTCGCTGGGTGCCAAGGACAAGGTGAATGTGACGGAGAGGGTGGCGTTGAGGGAGAGGCTGCAGTGCAAGCCCTTCTCCTGGTATCTGGAGAACATCTGGCCGGAGCACTTCTTCCCGGCCCCCGATCGTTTCTTCGGCAAGATCATCTGGTTGGATGGGGAGACGGAGTGCGCCCAGGCCTACAGCAAGCACATGAAGAACCTTCCGGGTCGCGCCCTCTCACGGGAGTGGAAGCGCGCCTTCGAGGAGATCGATGGCAAGGCGGAGGAGCTGCTGGCGCTGATCGATCTGGAGCGGGACAAGTGTCTGCGGCCCCTCAAAGAAGATGTGCCGCGATCCTCTCTTTCACCCGTGACCGTTGGCGACTGCACATCCCACGCGCAGACGATGGACATGTTTGTCATAACCCCGAAGGGTCAGATCATGACCAACGACAATGTCTGCCTGACCTACCGGCAGCCAAAGTTGGGCGTGATCAAGATGCTGAAGAACCGCAATGCCACCACCTCGAACGTAATGCTGGCGCAGTGCGCCTCCGACTCCAGTCAATTGTGGACCTACGACATGGAT ACGCAACAAATTTCGCATAGAGACACCAAGCTGTGCCTGACCCTCAAGGCGGCGACTAATTCGCGCCTCCAGAAGGTCGAGAAGGTGGTGCTCAGCATGGAGTGCGACTTCAAGGACATCACCCAGAAGTGGGGATTCATACCGCTGCCATGGCGCATGTAG
- the LOC108060361 gene encoding dynein light chain Tctex-type protein 2B: MTSWTTMKTRITASVRTTNRMNALLSESMLSRRRAAQNPEGEPTAGGEGGGEPRKEKPKNDWKFFHTNFNMERAQKIIEDCIEERLLWDRFSRNYDSWRALQLVEGLAAEIRDRVKKLNHRRHRIVCLLSIVEKQNQGIHQRMCHLMDEKRDNFTQLVFERPTYFMIVVLYLVYKD, encoded by the exons ATGACCAGCTGGACTACCATGAAAACGCG GATAACCGCATCGGTGCGCACCACCAACCGGATGAATGCCCTGCTCTCGGAGTCGATGTTGAGCAGGCGGCGAGCGGCCCAAAATCCGGAGGGCGAGCCAACCGCCGGCGGGGAGGGCGGTGGTGAGCCGCGGAAGGAGAAGCCCAAGAACGACTGGAAGTTCTTCCACACCAATTTTAATATGGAACGTGCCCAGAAGATCATCGAAGATTGCATCGAGGAGCGGCTGCTGTGGGATCGCTTCAGCCGCAATTACGACTCATGGCGGGCTCTCCAGCTGGTCGAAGGTCTGGCGGCCGAGATACGCGACCGGGTCAAGAAGCTGAACCACAGGCG CCACCGCATCGTCTGCCTGCTGTCGATTGTGGAGAAGCAGAACCAGGGAATCCACCAGCGGATGTGCCACCTGATGGACGAGAAGCGGGACAACTTCACCCAGCTGGTCTTCGAGCGGCCCACGTATTTCATGATCGTGGTGTTGTATCTGGTCTACAAGGATTAG
- the LOC108060359 gene encoding uncharacterized protein, whose product METWKIADCRAPGLLKLNLEDESDLLTSGKDPSGLEEATDVDAAYDELEDLKQRLIQLRSQILNLKPDSCEDQKVPENFSPQRQQLLELRRQKCQLICRLKEVKSHLKDTHKELEELEGWRCLLQSRIKKMNFQLSQFAEFRPRVIGHFGLCIERWEHQKTHKMDCATFRREMESHVNHADNTRKSLVSMKCHQRNRKQIRVELAMLRILLHNLFEAMVSDFQFFCRQLSINFTREPVDITSPNVPRTPTNSVSSFEAETRE is encoded by the exons ATGGAAACATGGAAAATAGCCGATTGTCGGGCGCCGGGTctccttaaattaaatttggagGATGAGAGTGATTTGCTGACCAGCGGTAAAGATCCCAGCGGCTTGGAGGAAGCCACTGACGTGGACGCCGCCTACGATGAGCTGGAGGACCTGAAGCAACGTCTGATCCAACTGCGATCCCAGATCTTGAACCTAAAACCAGATAGCTGTGAGGATCAGAAAGTCCCTGAGAACTTTTCCCCCCAGAGGCAGCAGCTTTTGGAGCTGCGTCGTCAGAAGTGCCAACTAATTTGCAGACTAAAGGAGGTCAAAAGTCACCTGAAGGATACGCACAAGGAGCTAGAGGAGCTCGAGGGCTGGCGCTGTCTGCTTCAATCCCGCATTAAGAAGATGAATTTCCAACTTTCTCAGTTCGCGGAGTTTAGGCCACGTGTCATTGGCCACTTTGGTCTGTGCATCGAGCGTTGGGAGCACCAGAAGACTCACAAAATGGACTGCGCCACCTTCCGGCGGGAAATGGAGAGCCATGTCAACCACGCGGACAACACGCGGAAGAGCTTGGTGTCCATGAAGTGCCACCAAAGGAACAGGAAGCAGATCCGCGTGGAGCTGGCCATGCTGCGCATCCTTCTCCACAATCTCTTCGAGGCGATGGTCAGCGATTTTCAGTTCTTCTGCCGACAGCTGAGCATCAA CTTCACCCGTGAGCCCGTCGACATTACCTCCCCCAACGTTCCGCGAACGCCGACCAACTCAGTTTCTTCTTTCGAAGCGGAAACACGCGAATAA
- the Tsp42Ep gene encoding protein late bloomer, whose translation MRPLIAGPWERSRCNCFKFGPSAADCSTLAMNGCYNTIKYTGLLSNLLYMLLGIGVMSGAGLGLQVAEPNTPEHTYFVKSLVLGGTICMIVMFGCYGMVCNLLCVNLIFTLFILIALAAEYLQLHHYHSPSLKTSGGAWQQLELAWHGLDREPELMHQYEATRHCCGYNGADDYKRLHLLVPASCYQATANDTAQHIYPSGCLATLNHSQRYIQQRFKLYMWAIVGLEIFILLQTVALSVLLFRLRQRQRIARRQVPPGVRREPRSNHVSASRAQLLVDA comes from the exons ATGCGACCGCTTATCGCTGGCCCCTGGGAAAGGTCGCGATGCAATTGCTTTAAATTTGGCCCATCTGCCGCCGATTGCAGCACTCTCGCGATGAACGGCTGCTATAACACAATAAAGTACACGGGCCTGCTCTCCAATCTGCTCTATATG CTGTTGGGCATAGGAGTGATGTCTGGAGCAGGATTGGGACTGCAAGTGGCGGAGCCCAATACCCCGGAGCACACATATTTCGTCAAGAGTCTGGTGTTGGGCGGAACCATTTGCATGATCGTGATGTTCGGATGCTATGGGATGGTCTGCAACTTGCTCTGTGTCAATCTGATT TTCACGCTGTTCATACTGATTGCTCTGGCAGCGGAATACCTTCAGCTGCACCACTACCACAGTCCGTCCCTTAAAACCTCTGGTGGCGCCTGGCAGCAGCTGGAGCTGGCCTGGCATGGCCTGGACAGGGAACCGGAGCTGATGCACCAGTACGAGGCCACGCGGCACTGCTGTGGCTACAATGGCGCCGATGATTACAAGCGGCTGCATCTGCTGGTGCCGGCGAGCTGTTATCAGGCCACTGCCAATGACACCGCCCAGCACATCTATCCAAGCGGCTGCCTGGCTACGCTCAACCACAGCCAGCGGTACATTCAGCAGCGCTTTAAGCTGTATATGTGGGCCATCGTTGGCCTTGAG ATCTTCATACTGCTGCAAACCGTGGCGCTCAGTGTGCTGCTCTTCAGGCTGCGTCAGCGGCAGCGAATCGCTCGCCGACAGGTGCCACCAGGTGTGCGCCGGGAACCGCGTTCCAACCATGTGTCCGCCTCACGAGCCCAGCTACTCGTCGACGCTTGA
- the Tsp42Er gene encoding protein late bloomer, giving the protein MAWSPLIIRYLAFLFNFLCAVLGIATIVINVIAIEKIAENERLILGLYIAVGSIVFLLSFFGCFGAVKENICITWAYATSMLVMLLISLALLFVFRMHFDEASLTKLQQTFAKQTNSYDAMAEYQTKLKCCGIYKLKDYGDAHLPVPSSCYDSDDVPHKDGCLSKMESQHEDVLKGPKMVGWMLMVIEIGAFTFTTILGVSLRNERRRSAY; this is encoded by the exons ATGGCTTGGTCACCGTTGATAATAAGATATCTGGCATTTCTGTTCAATTTTCTTTGTGCG GTCCTGGGAATTGCAACTATTGTGATTAATGTAATTGCAATTGAGAAAATTGCTGAAAATGAGAGACTCATTCTCGGTTTATACATCGCCGTGGGTTCGATTGTATTCTTGTTGTCCTTCTTTGGCTGTTTTGGGGCCGTAAAGGAAAACATCTGCATTACCTGGGCG TACGCAACTTCAATGCTGGTTATGCTGCTCATCTCGTTAGCCCTGCTCTTCGTTTTCCGCATGCATTTCGATGAGGCCTCCCTTACTAAACTGCAACAGACGTTTGCAAAGCAGACGAATAGTTACGATGCCATGGCTGAGTACCAAACTAAA TTGAAATGCTGTGGTATTTACAAACTAAAAGATTACGGTGACGCCCATTTACCAGTTCCTAGTAGCTGTTATGATAGCGATGATGTACCACATAAAGATGGCTGTCTATCTAAAATGGAGTCCCAACACGAGGATGTTCTGAAGGGTCCTAAGATGGTTGGCTGGATGCTAATGGTCATTGAG atCGGTGCCTTTACTTTTACCACAATTTTGGGAGTTAGTTTGAGGAACGAAAGGCGCCGCTCAGCATATTAG